Proteins from one Haloarchaeobius litoreus genomic window:
- a CDS encoding extracellular solute-binding protein, which translates to MSQHRRKLLAKMAATAALGSVAGCLGVQESGESNTEEPDESTETTTSGDSDDSDGSNEQESLPMLEPENSGGSATLWHARREAERRSLQDQVSRFNDDYDQSVSADEVAELGTRTETAIPAGQGPHSFDHAHDWAGKYYQNGWVVDESDSLRLDLSEYFTEVAAQAAQFDGATVGLPYAAETVGLVYNTEMVDEPPETVSEMRSIMDEHHAPSEGTYGLSYPVDPYFVSAWVHAFGGFYYDDANDELGLENDATVEGLQYYMDNFAPYMPDSPDYGAQADVFKQGRAPFAINGPWFLGSAADAGIDTGVAPLPAADGSEPSPYTGVKLLFFSKKMGSGADADATASREFAEWYTTNTDVLRTLAEEHSYIPVHRDLADSDDLPDTVGGYAAAVQQGYAMPTNPKMQGVWGPVGDAITRVYNGQAEPAGALSTAADEVRDNWNS; encoded by the coding sequence ATGAGTCAGCACAGGAGGAAGCTGCTTGCGAAGATGGCGGCCACGGCGGCGCTCGGGAGCGTTGCAGGATGTCTGGGCGTCCAGGAATCGGGCGAATCGAACACCGAGGAACCGGACGAGTCGACGGAGACGACCACCTCGGGTGACAGCGACGACAGCGACGGCTCGAACGAGCAGGAGAGCCTCCCGATGCTCGAACCCGAGAACTCGGGCGGGTCGGCCACGCTCTGGCACGCGCGCCGCGAGGCGGAGCGTCGTAGCCTGCAGGACCAGGTGAGCCGGTTCAACGACGACTACGACCAGTCCGTCAGCGCGGACGAGGTCGCCGAGCTCGGCACGCGGACCGAGACCGCCATCCCGGCGGGTCAGGGGCCGCACTCGTTCGACCACGCGCACGACTGGGCCGGGAAGTACTACCAGAACGGCTGGGTCGTCGACGAGAGCGACTCGCTCCGGCTCGACCTCTCCGAGTACTTCACCGAGGTCGCCGCACAGGCGGCGCAGTTCGACGGCGCGACCGTCGGCCTGCCCTACGCGGCCGAGACAGTCGGGCTGGTCTACAACACCGAGATGGTCGACGAACCGCCGGAGACCGTCTCCGAGATGCGGTCCATCATGGACGAGCACCACGCACCCAGCGAGGGGACCTACGGGCTCAGCTACCCCGTCGACCCCTACTTCGTCAGCGCGTGGGTCCACGCGTTCGGTGGGTTCTACTACGACGACGCGAACGACGAGCTCGGGCTGGAGAACGACGCGACGGTCGAGGGACTCCAGTACTACATGGACAACTTCGCGCCGTACATGCCGGACTCGCCGGACTACGGCGCACAGGCCGACGTGTTCAAGCAGGGCCGCGCGCCGTTCGCCATCAACGGCCCGTGGTTCCTCGGCAGCGCGGCCGACGCCGGCATCGACACGGGCGTCGCACCGCTGCCCGCCGCCGACGGGAGCGAACCCTCGCCCTACACGGGTGTGAAGCTCCTCTTCTTCTCGAAGAAGATGGGCAGTGGCGCCGACGCGGACGCGACCGCCAGCCGCGAGTTCGCCGAGTGGTACACCACGAACACCGACGTGCTCCGCACGCTCGCCGAGGAGCACTCGTACATCCCGGTCCACCGTGACCTGGCGGACAGCGACGACCTGCCCGACACCGTCGGCGGCTACGCCGCGGCCGTCCAGCAGGGCTACGCGATGCCGACGAACCCGAAGATGCAGGGCGTCTGGGGCCCCGTCGGCGACGCCATCACCCGCGTCTACAACGGCCAGGCCGAACCCGCGGGTGCGCTCTCGACCGCCGCGGACGAGGTCCGCGACAACTGGAACAGCTGA